A region of Paraburkholderia largidicola DNA encodes the following proteins:
- the tuf gene encoding elongation factor Tu, whose translation MAKGKFERTKPHVNVGTIGHVDHGKTTLTAAITTVLTAKFGGEAKAYDQIDAAPEEKARGITINTAHVEYETANRHYAHVDCPGHADYVKNMITGAAQMDGAILVCSAADGPMPQTREHILLARQVGVPYIIVFLNKCDMVDDAELLELVEMEVRELLSKYDFPGDDTPIIKGSAKLALEGDKGELGEVAIMNLADALDTYIPTPERAVDGAFLMPVEDVFSISGRGTVVTGRVERGIVKVGEEIEIVGIKPTVKTTCTGVEMFRKLLDQGQAGDNVGILLRGTKREDVERGQVLAKPGSITPHTHFTAEVYVLSKDEGGRHTPFFNNYRPQFYFRTTDVTGSIELPKDKEMVMPGDNVSITVKLIAPIAMEEGLRFAIREGGRTVGAGVVAKIIE comes from the coding sequence ATGGCTAAAGGTAAATTCGAACGGACCAAGCCGCACGTGAACGTCGGCACGATCGGTCACGTTGACCACGGCAAGACCACGCTGACGGCAGCGATCACGACGGTGCTGACGGCAAAGTTCGGCGGCGAAGCAAAGGCGTATGACCAGATCGACGCAGCGCCGGAAGAAAAGGCGCGCGGCATCACGATCAACACGGCACACGTCGAGTACGAAACGGCTAACCGCCACTACGCACACGTCGACTGCCCGGGCCACGCTGACTATGTGAAGAACATGATCACGGGCGCCGCGCAGATGGACGGCGCGATCCTGGTGTGCTCGGCTGCAGACGGCCCGATGCCGCAAACGCGTGAGCACATCCTGCTGGCGCGTCAGGTCGGTGTGCCGTACATCATCGTGTTCCTGAACAAGTGCGACATGGTCGACGACGCCGAGCTGCTCGAGCTGGTCGAAATGGAAGTGCGCGAACTCCTGTCGAAGTACGACTTCCCGGGCGACGACACGCCGATCATCAAGGGTTCGGCGAAGCTGGCGCTCGAAGGCGACAAGGGCGAGCTGGGCGAAGTGGCGATCATGAACCTGGCCGACGCACTGGACACGTACATCCCGACGCCGGAGCGCGCAGTGGACGGCGCGTTCCTGATGCCGGTGGAAGACGTGTTCTCGATCTCGGGTCGTGGCACGGTGGTGACGGGTCGCGTTGAGCGCGGCATCGTCAAGGTCGGCGAGGAAATCGAAATCGTCGGTATCAAGCCGACGGTGAAGACGACCTGCACGGGCGTGGAAATGTTCCGCAAGCTGCTCGACCAGGGTCAGGCAGGCGACAACGTCGGTATCCTGCTGCGCGGCACGAAGCGTGAAGACGTGGAGCGTGGCCAGGTGCTGGCCAAGCCGGGCTCGATCACGCCGCACACGCACTTCACGGCTGAAGTGTACGTGCTGAGCAAGGACGAAGGCGGCCGTCACACGCCGTTCTTCAACAACTACCGTCCGCAGTTCTACTTCCGTACGACGGACGTGACGGGCTCGATCGAGCTGCCGAAGGACAAGGAAATGGTGATGCCGGGCGACAACGTGTCGATCACGGTGAAGCTGATCGCGCCGATCGCGATGGAAGAAGGTCTGCGCTTCGCAATCCGCGAAGGTGGCCGTACCGTCGGCGCAGGTGTCGTCGCCAAGATCATCGAGTAA
- the rpsJ gene encoding 30S ribosomal protein S10 — MQNQKIRIRLKAFDYRLIDQSAAEIVDTAKRTGAIVRGPVPLPTRIQRFDILRSPHVNKTSRDQLEIRTHQRLMDIVDPTDKTVDALMKLDLPAGVDVEIKLQ, encoded by the coding sequence ATGCAGAACCAGAAAATCCGCATTCGCCTGAAGGCTTTCGACTATCGTCTGATCGATCAATCGGCAGCTGAGATCGTCGACACGGCAAAGCGGACTGGCGCAATCGTTCGCGGTCCGGTGCCCCTGCCGACCCGTATACAGCGTTTCGACATCCTGCGTTCGCCGCACGTCAACAAGACGTCGCGCGACCAGCTCGAAATCCGCACGCACCAACGCCTGATGGACATCGTCGATCCGACGGACAAGACCGTTGACGCGCTGATGAAGCTGGACTTGCCGGCTGGCGTAGACGTCGAAATCAAGCTGCAGTAA
- the rpsN gene encoding 30S ribosomal protein S14, with protein MAKLALIEREKKRARLAAKFAPKRAELKAVIDDQSKSEEERYAARLELQQLPRNSNPTRKRNRCAITGRPRGTFRKFGLARNKIREIAFRGEIPGLTKASW; from the coding sequence GTGGCTAAACTGGCACTGATCGAACGTGAAAAGAAGCGTGCGCGCCTGGCTGCAAAGTTCGCACCGAAGCGTGCTGAGCTGAAGGCTGTCATCGACGACCAAAGCAAGTCGGAAGAAGAGCGTTATGCAGCTCGCCTCGAACTGCAGCAACTGCCGCGCAATTCGAACCCGACCCGCAAGCGCAACCGTTGCGCTATCACTGGTCGTCCGCGTGGCACGTTCCGTAAATTCGGGCTGGCGCGTAACAAGATTCGCGAAATCGCGTTCCGCGGCGAGATCCCTGGCCTGACCAAGGCGAGCTGGTAA
- the rplF gene encoding 50S ribosomal protein L6, which produces MSRVGKSPIALQGAEVALSDERITVKGPLGTISQNANRLVKVVNDNGTLKFEPVDESREANAMSGTIRALVANMVQGVTKGFERKLTLVGVGYRAQAQGDKLNLSLGFSHPVVHQMPEGVKAETPSQTEIVIKGINKQQVGQVAAEVRGYRPPEPYKGKGVRYANEVVILKETKKK; this is translated from the coding sequence ATGTCTCGAGTAGGTAAAAGCCCGATCGCGCTGCAAGGCGCAGAAGTGGCCCTGAGCGACGAGCGCATTACCGTCAAGGGCCCGCTGGGTACGATTTCGCAGAACGCGAACCGCCTGGTGAAAGTGGTGAACGACAACGGCACGCTGAAGTTCGAGCCGGTTGACGAAAGCCGCGAAGCAAATGCGATGTCGGGCACGATTCGCGCGCTGGTCGCGAACATGGTGCAAGGCGTGACCAAGGGTTTCGAGCGCAAGCTGACGCTGGTTGGCGTTGGTTATCGTGCGCAAGCGCAAGGCGACAAGCTGAACCTGTCGCTGGGTTTCTCGCACCCGGTGGTGCACCAGATGCCGGAAGGCGTCAAGGCCGAAACCCCGTCGCAAACCGAAATCGTGATCAAGGGGATCAACAAGCAACAAGTTGGCCAGGTCGCTGCAGAAGTGCGCGGCTATCGTCCGCCGGAGCCCTATAAGGGCAAGGGCGTGCGCTATGCCAACGAGGTTGTGATCCTCAAAGAAACGAAGAAGAAGTAA
- the rpsS gene encoding 30S ribosomal protein S19, giving the protein MARSIKKGPFCDAHLLKKVEAAAASRDKKPIKTWSRRSTILPDFIGLTIAVHNGRQHVPVYVTENMVGHKLGEFALTRTFKGHAADKKAKK; this is encoded by the coding sequence ATGGCACGTTCTATTAAAAAAGGTCCGTTCTGCGACGCCCATTTGCTGAAGAAAGTTGAGGCGGCTGCAGCATCGCGCGACAAGAAGCCAATCAAGACCTGGTCGCGTCGCTCGACGATCCTGCCGGACTTTATTGGTCTGACGATCGCTGTGCATAACGGCCGTCAACACGTTCCGGTGTACGTCACGGAAAACATGGTCGGCCACAAGCTTGGCGAGTTCGCACTGACCCGTACGTTCAAGGGTCACGCGGCCGACAAGAAGGCCAAGAAATAA
- the rpsQ gene encoding 30S ribosomal protein S17, with amino-acid sequence MNDSVKTSLKRTLVGKVVSNKMDKTVTVLVEHRVKHPIYGKYVVRSKKYHAHDEANTYNEGDLVEIQETRPVSKTKAWAVSRLIEAARII; translated from the coding sequence ATGAACGATAGCGTAAAAACCTCGCTCAAGCGGACGCTGGTCGGCAAGGTCGTCAGCAACAAGATGGACAAGACGGTTACCGTGCTGGTCGAGCACCGCGTGAAGCACCCGATCTACGGCAAGTACGTCGTACGTTCGAAGAAGTACCACGCTCACGACGAAGCGAACACCTATAACGAGGGTGACCTCGTTGAAATCCAGGAAACTCGTCCGGTGTCGAAGACGAAGGCTTGGGCGGTGTCGCGTCTGATCGAAGCTGCTCGAATCATCTAA
- the rplC gene encoding 50S ribosomal protein L3 gives MSLGLVGRKVGMTRIFTAEGDSIPVTVLDVSDNRVTQIKTVETDGYTAVQVAFGTRRASRVTKPLAGHLAKAGVQAGEILKEFQIEAAKAAELSNGAVIGVDLFEVGQKVDVQGTSIGKGYAGTIKRYNFASGRASHGNSRSHNVPGSIGMAQDPGRVFPGKRMTGHMGDETVTVQNLEIARIDADRKLLLVKGAVPGAKGGKVFVTPAVKTRAVKGAK, from the coding sequence ATGAGCCTTGGACTCGTAGGTCGCAAGGTTGGCATGACCCGTATCTTCACGGCTGAAGGGGATTCGATTCCCGTTACCGTGCTGGACGTGTCCGACAACCGCGTGACGCAGATCAAGACTGTTGAAACCGACGGCTACACGGCCGTTCAGGTTGCCTTCGGTACGCGCCGTGCATCGCGCGTGACGAAGCCGCTGGCAGGTCATCTCGCCAAAGCCGGCGTTCAAGCCGGTGAAATCCTCAAGGAATTCCAGATCGAAGCCGCTAAGGCTGCCGAGCTGTCGAATGGCGCCGTGATCGGTGTGGATCTCTTCGAAGTGGGCCAGAAGGTCGACGTGCAAGGTACCTCGATCGGTAAAGGCTACGCCGGTACCATCAAGCGCTACAACTTCGCTTCGGGCCGTGCATCGCACGGTAACTCGCGTTCGCACAACGTGCCGGGTTCGATCGGTATGGCGCAGGATCCGGGTCGTGTTTTCCCGGGTAAGCGCATGACGGGTCATATGGGTGACGAGACGGTCACCGTGCAGAACCTCGAAATCGCACGTATCGACGCAGATCGCAAGCTGCTGCTCGTCAAGGGTGCTGTTCCGGGTGCGAAGGGCGGCAAGGTTTTCGTGACGCCGGCTGTCAAGACGCGTGCCGTGAAAGGAGCGAAATAA
- the rpmC gene encoding 50S ribosomal protein L29 — MKASELHQKDQAALNKELSDLLKAQFGLRMQLATQQLTNTSQLKKVRRDIARVRTVLTEKANQK, encoded by the coding sequence ATGAAGGCATCCGAACTTCACCAGAAAGATCAGGCCGCGCTCAACAAGGAGCTGTCGGACCTGTTGAAGGCGCAATTCGGCCTGCGCATGCAACTCGCGACCCAGCAGCTCACGAACACGAGCCAGCTGAAGAAGGTTCGTCGCGACATCGCACGTGTACGGACCGTCCTGACTGAGAAGGCGAACCAGAAATGA
- the rplB gene encoding 50S ribosomal protein L2: MAIVKVKPTSPGRRAMVKVVNKDLHKGKPYAPLLDAQSKTAGRNNNGHITTRHKGGGHKQHYRIVDFRRTKDGIPAKVERLEYDPNRSANIALVVYADGERRYIIAPKGVTVGQQLMSGSEAPIRAGNTLPIRNIPVGTTIHCIEMLPGKGAQMARSAGTSAMLLAREGTYAQVRLRSGEIRRVHIECRATIGEVGNEEHSLRQIGKAGANRWRGIRPTVRGVVMNPVDHPHGGGEGKTAAGRDPVSPWGTPTKGYRTRSNKRTTSMIVQRRHKR, translated from the coding sequence ATGGCAATCGTGAAAGTTAAGCCGACTTCGCCGGGCCGCCGCGCGATGGTCAAGGTGGTCAACAAGGATCTGCATAAGGGCAAGCCGTACGCACCGCTGCTCGACGCGCAGAGCAAGACCGCCGGCCGTAACAACAACGGCCACATCACCACGCGTCATAAGGGTGGTGGTCACAAGCAGCACTATCGTATCGTCGACTTCCGTCGCACGAAGGATGGCATTCCCGCGAAGGTCGAACGCCTCGAGTACGATCCGAACCGTAGCGCGAACATCGCGCTGGTCGTGTACGCAGACGGCGAGCGTCGCTACATCATCGCTCCGAAGGGTGTGACGGTTGGTCAGCAACTGATGTCGGGTTCGGAAGCTCCGATCCGCGCAGGCAACACGCTGCCGATCCGCAACATCCCGGTTGGTACGACGATTCACTGCATCGAAATGCTGCCGGGCAAGGGCGCGCAAATGGCGCGTTCGGCTGGTACGTCGGCGATGCTGCTGGCTCGTGAAGGCACCTACGCGCAGGTTCGTCTGCGTTCGGGCGAAATCCGCCGCGTTCACATCGAATGCCGCGCGACGATCGGTGAAGTGGGCAACGAAGAGCACAGCCTCCGTCAAATCGGTAAGGCTGGCGCGAACCGCTGGCGCGGTATCCGCCCGACGGTGCGTGGCGTTGTTATGAACCCGGTCGATCACCCGCACGGTGGTGGTGAAGGCAAGACGGCTGCAGGTCGCGATCCGGTGAGCCCGTGGGGCACGCCGACGAAGGGTTATCGCACCCGCAGCAACAAGCGCACGACGAGCATGATCGTCCAGCGCCGTCACAAGCGTTAA
- the rplD gene encoding 50S ribosomal protein L4 — protein sequence MELKLLNANGQEGAAVNASDVVFGRDYNEALIHQIVVAYQANARSGNRAQKDREQVKHTTKKPWRQKGTGRARAGMSSSPLWRGGGRIFPNSPEENFSHKVNKKMHRAGLCSIFSQLAREGRIAVVDELTLEAPKTKLLAEKFKAMGLDSVLVITDTVDENLYLASRNLAHVAVVEPRYADPLSLIYFKKVLITKAAVAQIEELLS from the coding sequence ATGGAACTTAAGCTCCTGAACGCCAACGGTCAGGAAGGCGCGGCAGTCAACGCATCGGACGTCGTGTTCGGTCGTGACTACAACGAAGCCCTGATCCACCAGATCGTCGTCGCTTATCAGGCGAACGCACGTAGCGGCAACCGCGCACAGAAGGATCGTGAGCAGGTCAAGCACACCACGAAGAAGCCGTGGCGCCAGAAAGGTACGGGCCGTGCTCGTGCCGGTATGTCGTCGAGCCCGTTGTGGCGTGGCGGTGGTCGCATCTTCCCGAATTCGCCGGAAGAAAATTTCTCGCACAAGGTCAACAAGAAGATGCATCGCGCAGGTCTCTGCTCGATCTTCTCGCAGCTGGCCCGCGAAGGCCGCATCGCGGTTGTCGACGAGCTGACGCTCGAAGCGCCGAAGACGAAGCTGCTGGCCGAAAAGTTCAAGGCAATGGGTCTCGACTCCGTGCTGGTCATCACCGACACGGTTGACGAAAACCTGTACCTCGCGTCGCGCAATCTGGCCCACGTGGCCGTTGTCGAGCCGCGTTACGCCGACCCCCTGTCGCTGATCTACTTCAAGAAAGTGCTGATCACGAAGGCTGCGGTCGCCCAGATCGAGGAGTTGCTGTCATGA
- the rpsC gene encoding 30S ribosomal protein S3: protein MGQKIHPTGFRLAVSRNWASRWYANNNNFAAMLQEDIGVREYLKKKLKNASVGRVVIERPAKNARITIFSSRPGVVIGKKGEDIELLKSELQKRMGVPVHVNIEEIRKPETDAQLIADSITQQLERRIMFRRAMKRAMQNAMRLGAQGIKIMSAGRLNGIEIARTEWYREGRVPLHTLRADIDYATSEAKTTYGIIGVKVWVYKGDTLGRNDAPVVEEVAEEKRPRRNARPGDRRPRRDGEGAPAGARRGAPRRGGAGDGKTGE from the coding sequence ATGGGACAGAAAATTCATCCGACTGGCTTCCGTTTGGCCGTCAGCCGCAATTGGGCTTCGCGTTGGTACGCGAACAACAACAATTTCGCGGCGATGTTGCAGGAAGACATCGGTGTTCGTGAATACCTGAAGAAGAAGCTGAAGAACGCGTCCGTCGGCCGCGTTGTGATCGAGCGTCCTGCAAAGAACGCGCGCATCACGATTTTCAGCTCGCGTCCGGGTGTCGTGATCGGCAAGAAGGGTGAAGACATTGAACTGCTGAAGTCCGAGCTGCAAAAGCGCATGGGCGTTCCGGTTCACGTCAACATCGAAGAAATCCGCAAGCCGGAAACGGATGCGCAGCTGATCGCTGATTCGATCACCCAGCAGCTCGAGCGCCGGATCATGTTCCGCCGTGCGATGAAGCGTGCGATGCAAAACGCGATGCGTCTGGGTGCTCAAGGCATCAAGATCATGAGCGCGGGCCGTCTGAACGGTATCGAAATCGCGCGTACCGAGTGGTATCGCGAAGGTCGCGTGCCTCTCCACACGCTGCGTGCTGACATCGACTACGCAACTTCGGAAGCGAAGACGACGTACGGCATCATCGGCGTGAAGGTGTGGGTCTACAAGGGCGACACGCTCGGCCGCAACGACGCTCCGGTGGTTGAAGAAGTTGCCGAAGAAAAGCGTCCGCGCCGCAACGCACGTCCGGGCGATCGCCGCCCGCGTCGCGATGGTGAAGGTGCACCGGCAGGTGCTCGCCGTGGTGCTCCGCGCCGTGGCGGTGCCGGCGACGGTAAGACTGGAGAATAA
- the rplW gene encoding 50S ribosomal protein L23 has protein sequence MSEVRKNDHRLMQVLLAPVISEKATLVADKNEQVVFEVAPDATKQEVKAAVELLFKVEVNSVNVLVQKGKAKRFGRFMGKRKDVKKAYVCLKPGQEINFEAEAK, from the coding sequence ATGAGCGAAGTTCGCAAAAACGATCATCGTTTGATGCAAGTTCTGCTCGCGCCGGTGATCTCCGAAAAGGCGACGCTGGTGGCTGACAAGAACGAGCAAGTCGTGTTCGAAGTTGCGCCGGACGCTACGAAGCAGGAAGTGAAGGCTGCCGTCGAACTGCTGTTCAAGGTGGAAGTCAATTCCGTCAACGTGCTGGTCCAGAAGGGCAAAGCCAAGCGCTTTGGCCGTTTCATGGGTAAGCGTAAGGACGTGAAGAAGGCGTACGTCTGCCTGAAGCCCGGCCAGGAAATCAACTTTGAAGCGGAGGCCAAGTAA
- the rplP gene encoding 50S ribosomal protein L16: MLQPKRRKYRKEQKGRNTGVATRGNAVSFGEYGLKAIGRGRLTARQIEAARRAMTRHIKRGGRIWIRIFPDKPISQKPAEVRMGNGKGNPEYYVAEIQPGKMLYEMDGVTEELAREAFRLAAAKLPLKTTFMVRQLGA, from the coding sequence ATGCTGCAACCGAAACGCAGGAAGTATCGCAAAGAGCAGAAGGGTCGTAACACGGGCGTCGCAACGCGTGGTAACGCGGTGTCGTTCGGTGAGTACGGTCTGAAGGCTATCGGTCGCGGCCGCCTGACCGCGCGTCAGATTGAAGCAGCGCGTCGTGCAATGACGCGTCACATCAAGCGCGGCGGCCGTATCTGGATCCGCATTTTCCCGGACAAGCCGATCTCGCAAAAGCCGGCGGAAGTGCGTATGGGTAACGGTAAGGGTAACCCTGAGTACTACGTCGCCGAGATTCAGCCGGGCAAGATGCTGTACGAAATGGATGGTGTGACCGAAGAACTGGCACGTGAAGCGTTCCGTCTGGCTGCAGCCAAGCTGCCGCTCAAGACGACGTTCATGGTTCGCCAGCTCGGCGCCTAA
- the rplX gene encoding 50S ribosomal protein L24, with the protein MNKIRKGDEVIVITGKDKGKRGVVLAVADDRVTVEGLNIAKKHVKPNPMKGTTGGVEAKAMPLQISNVALVDANGKPSRVGIKVEGEKKVRFLKTTGAVLSA; encoded by the coding sequence ATGAACAAGATTCGCAAGGGTGACGAAGTTATCGTCATCACCGGCAAAGACAAGGGCAAGCGTGGTGTTGTGCTGGCTGTTGCTGATGACCGTGTGACTGTCGAAGGCCTCAATATCGCCAAGAAGCATGTGAAGCCGAACCCGATGAAGGGTACGACGGGCGGCGTGGAAGCGAAGGCAATGCCGTTGCAAATTTCGAACGTCGCGCTGGTCGACGCGAATGGCAAGCCGTCGCGTGTCGGCATCAAGGTCGAAGGGGAAAAGAAAGTACGTTTCCTCAAGACGACCGGTGCTGTGCTGAGCGCCTGA
- the rpsH gene encoding 30S ribosomal protein S8 — protein MSMSDPIADMLTRIRNAQMVEKVSVTMPSSKVKVAIAQVLKDEGYIDDFAVKAEGAKSELNIALKYYAGRPVIERLERVSKPGLRVYRGRNDIPQVMNGLGVAIVSTPKGVMTDRKARATGVGGEVICYVA, from the coding sequence ATGAGCATGAGTGATCCTATCGCCGATATGCTGACTCGCATCCGCAACGCGCAGATGGTTGAGAAGGTTTCGGTGACGATGCCCTCGTCGAAAGTCAAGGTTGCGATCGCGCAAGTCCTGAAGGATGAAGGCTATATCGACGATTTCGCAGTGAAGGCTGAAGGTGCGAAGTCGGAATTGAACATCGCGTTGAAGTACTACGCTGGCCGTCCGGTTATCGAGCGTCTCGAACGCGTCTCGAAGCCTGGTCTGCGTGTGTACCGCGGCCGCAACGACATTCCTCAGGTGATGAATGGCCTGGGCGTTGCGATCGTTTCGACGCCGAAGGGTGTGATGACCGACCGCAAGGCGCGCGCTACTGGCGTGGGCGGCGAAGTCATCTGCTACGTCGCTTAA
- the rplV gene encoding 50S ribosomal protein L22, translated as MEVKAIHRGARISAQKTRLVADQIRGLPVDKALNVLTFSPKKAAGIVKKVVLSAIANAEHNEGADIDELKIKSIYVDKAASLKRFTARAKGRGNRIEKQSCHITVTVGN; from the coding sequence ATGGAAGTGAAAGCAATTCATCGCGGTGCCCGCATCTCGGCGCAGAAAACGCGCCTTGTGGCTGACCAGATTCGTGGTTTGCCGGTCGACAAGGCGCTGAACGTTCTGACGTTCTCGCCGAAGAAGGCGGCGGGTATCGTTAAGAAGGTCGTGTTGTCTGCGATCGCGAATGCGGAGCACAACGAAGGCGCCGATATCGACGAGCTCAAGATCAAGAGCATTTACGTCGACAAGGCTGCTTCGCTGAAGCGTTTCACCGCACGCGCAAAGGGTCGCGGTAACCGCATCGAGAAGCAATCCTGTCACATCACTGTGACGGTCGGGAATTAA
- the rplN gene encoding 50S ribosomal protein L14 has protein sequence MIQTETRLEVADNTGAREVMCIKVLGGSKRRYANIGDIIKVSVKEATPRGRVKKGEIYNAVVVRTAKGVRRQDGSLIKFDGNAAVLLNTKLEPIGTRIFGPVTRELRSERFMKIVSLAPEVL, from the coding sequence ATGATCCAGACCGAAACTCGGCTCGAAGTGGCCGACAACACGGGTGCGCGTGAAGTCATGTGCATCAAGGTGCTCGGCGGCTCGAAGCGTCGTTATGCCAACATTGGCGACATCATCAAGGTGAGCGTCAAAGAGGCAACGCCGCGCGGGCGCGTGAAGAAAGGCGAAATCTACAACGCCGTGGTGGTTCGCACCGCCAAGGGTGTGCGTCGTCAAGACGGCTCGCTGATCAAGTTCGACGGTAACGCAGCCGTGCTTTTGAATACCAAGCTTGAGCCTATCGGCACCCGCATTTTCGGGCCGGTTACGCGTGAGCTGCGCAGCGAACGTTTCATGAAGATCGTTTCGCTCGCGCCGGAAGTGCTGTAA
- the rplE gene encoding 50S ribosomal protein L5 gives MARLQEFYKEKVVPGLIEKFGYKSVMEVPRITKITLNMGLGEAVADKKIIENAVGDLTKIAGQKPVITKARKAIAGFKIRQGYPIGAMVTLRGQAMYEFLDRFVTVALPRVRDFRGVSGRAFDGRGNYNIGVKEQIIFPEIDYDKIDALRGLNISITTTAKTDDEAKALLASFKFPFRN, from the coding sequence ATGGCACGTTTGCAAGAATTTTATAAAGAGAAGGTTGTTCCCGGCCTGATCGAGAAGTTCGGTTACAAGTCCGTGATGGAAGTGCCGCGCATCACCAAGATCACCCTGAACATGGGTCTTGGCGAAGCCGTCGCTGACAAGAAGATCATCGAGAACGCCGTTGGCGATCTGACGAAGATCGCGGGCCAGAAGCCGGTCATCACGAAGGCACGCAAGGCAATCGCGGGCTTCAAGATCCGTCAGGGTTACCCGATCGGTGCGATGGTCACGCTGCGTGGCCAGGCAATGTACGAATTTCTCGATCGTTTCGTGACGGTTGCGCTCCCGCGTGTGCGTGACTTCCGTGGCGTGTCGGGCCGTGCATTCGACGGTCGTGGCAACTACAACATCGGTGTGAAAGAGCAGATCATTTTCCCCGAAATCGACTACGACAAAATCGACGCGCTGCGTGGGCTGAACATCAGCATCACGACGACTGCGAAGACTGACGACGAAGCAAAGGCACTGCTCGCCAGCTTCAAGTTCCCGTTCAGAAACTGA